CTGCATGCAATGAAGTTTATTCCTGGCTTTGAGCAGCGCATTTGCGGAAACAGTCGTTGGAATACCCATATATTCCAGTTGCCTGATGACTGCGGCCCCATATTCGGTAGCAGAAGCGCCAATACGAGGTATAACAGCATCAATATTTTCTACGGGATCCAAACCTATGTATAATTGGGGTTTATTTTGCTCGACGATGATATTACACATCAAATGGTCAATAACATGAACAAAATGCCCACGCTTTTGTGCAGCTTGTATAAGACTTTGTGTACTGTACAGCGCTGCGTTTCTAGATAAGATCAATATTTTCATCCGGCTCAGACTATTGCTCAAAGATGTGCCAATATACTTGCTTTATCTAAAATTCAGATGAAGAGTTTCATTTTGAATATGGCTGCACTTCTGTCAATTGCTAAATTTAGATGAATTTCTAAATCCAATTCAAGATTCCAAAACATTCTTTGTATTCTTGTCTAAGCAAAGAATCAAATGGAACGAAATAAAAAAGCAGAATTGGGATGGGTCATGTTTGATTGGGCCAATTCGGCATATTCTCTGGTAATCTCAACGGCCATTTTTCCCATTTTCTTTCTCGAATTTTCTGATAAAACATTTCAATTTGGGACCATATCCATTTCAAATGCTTCTGTATATGCCTATTCAGTATCATTCGCTTATATCGTCGTTTGTTTTGTAACACCCATACTTTCTGGGATTGCAGATTATGGCGGATATCGCAAATTATTCATGCGCATATTCACTACAGTCGGTAGCCTTGCTTGTATGAGTCTTTTCTTATTTGACGGACCTTCATCTCAAAACCTTGCACTGTTTTCTTTTATGCTGGCTACCGCCAGCCATGCGAGTTCTCTTGTATTTTACGATTCCTATTTAAACCAATTGGTACCTGTAAACAGAGCAGATAAATTGAGCGCGATGGGTTATGCCTTTGGTTATATCGGTAGTGTCATTCTTATGTGTCTTAATATTGCCATGATCCAAAAACCTGAATTTTTTGGCATCCAGCGATGCGACAACAGCTACGCGCATTGCATTTCTGAGTGTGGGACTCTGGTGGATCTGTTTCTCTCAGCTAACATTTGTTTGGTTGCCAAAAGATCAAACCTCAAAATGGCAATCAGACTGGCTTACCAGAGGTTATAGAGAACTCAATAAAGCCTGGACTTACGTTCATCAACATGTTTATATTAAACGCTTTTTGTTTGCTTTTTTCTTTTATAGTGCTGGTGTACAAACGGTCGTTTATCTTGCCAGTTCATTTGCTAAGCAGGAACTTCGATTTGAAACTGGCGAATTAATTGTGGTCATATTATTACTACAACTGGTTGCCATTGGTGGTGCCTTTTTATTTGCGTATATCTCGAGGAAAACACATAATTTTTATGCAATGAAAATAATGATCATCATTTGGTCACTCATTTGTTTATTTGCATATTTCGTTTACGAACAAATGGAATTCTATTTGCTTGCTACCATGGTTGGTCTGGTACTTGGTGGAATTCAAGCCATCTCCCGTTCGAGTTATTCTAAAATGATTCCTAAAGATCATCCTGATATTACATGTTTTTTCAGCTTTTACGATGTCATCTATTATTTATCAATTGTATTTGGAACGTTTCTGTTTGGGTTTATTAATCAGCTTACACAATCTATGCGACTCAGCGTATTAGCTTTGATGGTATTCTTTTTTATTGCTTTTTTGATTATTAGAACCATTCCAAACAACCAAATGAGAAATGAATAAGAATTTTAAACAATATATAGGTAAAAATATTTTAAAATTTTCAAATTTGGTTCTTTAATGAATTTACATTTAAAGAACATTAAAATATAGAAATTTTAAATTTTTACTTAAAAATTAAATAGATAATCTTTGCCAGATGTTAAAATATAAAAATGAATATTCACACCATTCCAATAATATTTCGGAGCTTTTTATTCATTACATTTCCAATGATTTCAATCGCTCAAGATGGCAGCTTAGACTTAAACTTTGGAATGGATGGAATTGTTACTTCTGCAATTGGAAGCGCCCATGATATTGGCAATTCAGTAGCCATTCAAAACGATGGCAAAATAGTTGTAGCGGGCTACTCTGGAAATAATTTAGCCTTAATTCGTTATAACCACAATGGTTCTTTAGATCACAATTTTGGTTCGCAAGGTATTGTCATTACAAATCTAGGATGCGCAAATGCTTCCGGAAGTTCACTCTTACTACAAATGGATGGCAAAATAGTCGTTGGGGGATATTGTGATTTTCCCAAATTATGATTTTTCAATCACGCGATATCTGACAAATGGATCATTAGACTCGTCTTTTGGCACAGTAGGCACAACGATTACAGCTATTCTCAATGGTGGTGATCAAGGTTTTGCTCTTGCCATCCAAAAAGATGGAAAACTAATTTTGGGAGGAATGACTTCTGAATGGCTCTAACGGTGATTTAGCGCTGACCAGATACCATGTCAATGGAAGATTAGACCAAAGCTTTGGAAATTGAGGAATAGTGATTACGCCTGTTGGAATTGCTAATGATATTATACGTTCTATTGACATTCGCCGATGGTAAAATTCTAATTACAGGATTTAGTTACACTTCATCTAGTTTTTCATATGATTTTATTTTGGCCCGGTATCACTCGGATGGAAATTTGGATACTAGTTTTGGAAATAATGGTTTTATAACAACCGCATTTATACACAATACAAATGATTATGCAGAATCTATAAAAATACAACCTGATGGTAAAATTCTGGTGGGCGGTTATAGTTTTAATGGTTTCCTACTCGTTGCCAGATACTTAACGGATGGACAACTCGATCCTGCATTCGGAAAAAACGGCATAACTTCCATACCTTTTGGATGTGCCTATCCAAATGACTATAGTCTTGCACTCCAGGAAGATGGAAAAATTTTGCTGGCAGGTTATAACAATTCCAATTCAATGCATTCAGATTTTGCTGTAATCCGACTACATCAAAATGGTAGTATAGATTCAACTTTTGGCAAAAACGGTTTAACCAATACGCCGATTGGAAACTTAGATGACATTGCAAATTCTATAGCTATTCAGAAAGATGGTAAAATTGTAGTGGCGGGTAAAAGCAACAATGGAATCAATTATGATTTTGCCTTGGTACGTTACCATAATAATCTATCCGTAGCAACAAATAATTATAAAAAAAAGATGGATGTTTCATGTCATCCAAATCCATTCACCAGTGAAATTAAAATCCAGCTAGATCAACATTTGGACAATGCCAGCCTTTTTCTTCAAAATGCCTTAGGAGAAAATGTAAAAAAAATCATCCATATTTCCGGCAACACCATTACCCTCCAAAAAGGAAATTTACCTTGCGGTTTATATTTAGCTTATCTGGAACAGGATCATCATATGATTGCAACTATGAAATTGATGATCTTAGATTAGTTGTAATATTCCGGTGGACTTTAGCAAATCTTTAAGGATATTGAAATAAAAATTGCTTGCGATAAGCATAAATAAAAGTCCACCTAAGCAAATGAAATGCATTAAAATAAAAACCTTGCTTATTGAATTTTTTCAAAACAACCCAAATCGGGTAATTGTCCATCACGTGGCTTACAATCCAAATCTAAAAGTAAGGTTGGAATAGGAATGGCTTTGCCATTAGCCACAGACAAGGAATCTAAATGAAAATCACCTTTGGTAAAATCCACAAATAATTGCTGTAAACTTTTATAATTCATACAATTTTGGGTGTACTTACTTTCAAAATTTGGAAATGGCGTCAACAACTCCTTAATCCGATACAAACAATTTTGAAAAGCAGGAGAGAATGAAACGAAGTTATCTTCAACGAGCCATAATTCATCCTCATCTGATCCCGTAATGATGCAATTGCTAAAATTTGCAACCAGGGGATGTTTGTAAACAATTCCGCAAAATGGAAAATCAATACATTGCGCATTGCTCAAATAAACAGCTGGTTCTGAATTACCCAAATTTGCAAATGTCGAATAATTGCATTCGATTTCACCTCCAATAGTGACAAATAAACTGGATTGCCCCTGATGGTACAACAGGCAATTTTGAATGACCAGTTTGGCAGAACTGCTTAGGATTCCGTACTGACTATTGTTATAAATACGGGTATTTGCAATTTTAAGTTCTGCGAGAGAATCAATATAAATGCCGATCAAATTGTTTTTAATAACTGCAAACTCCAAAATGTTTCCTTTACTTTCTGCATCGATAAAAATACCACCCCACTGCCCGGGGATATCTTTAAATCCGGGCTCCAGTCTTACACCCTGAAATATGACAGGCTTCTCTTTGGTGCCTATGACTTCAATTCTGGCAGATGAGCCAATGATCAGCCGGCCATCATTATAAAAAAATA
The genomic region above belongs to Saprospiraceae bacterium and contains:
- a CDS encoding MFS transporter, which translates into the protein MPKDQTSKWQSDWLTRGYRELNKAWTYVHQHVYIKRFLFAFFFYSAGVQTVVYLASSFAKQELRFETGELIVVILLLQLVAIGGAFLFAYISRKTHNFYAMKIMIIIWSLICLFAYFVYEQMEFYLLATMVGLVLGGIQAISRSSYSKMIPKDHPDITCFFSFYDVIYYLSIVFGTFLFGFINQLTQSMRLSVLALMVFFFIAFLIIRTIPNNQMRNE
- a CDS encoding right-handed parallel beta-helix repeat-containing protein, with translation MLNRILYWNCIFTAGFLLLLSSYGCHKESFTSNPVDKIRIEPDTLRFDTVFTTIGSATRFLKIYNPNKDFIKIDRISILSGNASDFRLNVDGIAKQTVENVEIGPHDSIYLFCDVTVDPDEPLEASPFIKHDSILVEYNGNQELVHLIAWGQNANYYPQKSNKGQVSVIDLQGGSLIWNDPKPYILYGIVVIENGVLKIESGTQIHAWGGLTKAEDSDGNVFFYNDGRLIIGSSARIEVIGTKEKPVIFQGVRLEPGFKDIPGQWGGIFIDAESKGNILEFAVIKNNLIGIYIDSLAELKIANTRIYNNSQYGILSSSAKLVIQNCLLYHQGQSSLFVTIGGEIECNYSTFANLGNSEPAVYLSNAQCIDFPFCGIVYKHPLVANFSNCIITGSDEDELWLVEDNFVSFSPAFQNCLYRIKELLTPFPNFESKYTQNCMNYKSLQQLFVDFTKGDFHLDSLSVANGKAIPIPTLLLDLDCKPRDGQLPDLGCFEKIQ
- a CDS encoding MFS transporter, encoding MERNKKAELGWVMFDWANSAYSLVISTAIFPIFFLEFSDKTFQFGTISISNASVYAYSVSFAYIVVCFVTPILSGIADYGGYRKLFMRIFTTVGSLACMSLFLFDGPSSQNLALFSFMLATASHASSLVFYDSYLNQLVPVNRADKLSAMGYAFGYIGSVILMCLNIAMIQKPEFFGIQRCDNSYAHCISECGTLVDLFLSANICLVAKRSNLKMAIRLAYQRL